The proteins below are encoded in one region of Tomitella fengzijianii:
- a CDS encoding DUF3349 domain-containing protein: MSFPPIVGAVVDWLRAGYPEGVPEQDYIPLLALLERRLTHDEVQMLADELVARGDLPITKADIQVLITKITNEMPAERDVNRVRAHLVEGGWPLAHMHHSPHDQHSASHDRRR, translated from the coding sequence ATGAGTTTTCCGCCGATCGTCGGTGCAGTGGTCGACTGGCTGCGGGCCGGCTACCCCGAGGGCGTTCCGGAGCAGGACTACATCCCGCTGCTCGCATTGCTGGAACGCCGCCTCACCCACGACGAGGTGCAGATGCTCGCGGACGAGCTGGTCGCGCGCGGCGACCTGCCCATCACCAAGGCCGACATCCAGGTGCTCATCACCAAGATCACCAACGAGATGCCCGCGGAACGCGACGTCAACCGCGTACGCGCGCACCTCGTCGAGGGCGGCTGGCCGTTGGCGCACATGCATCACTCGCCGCACGATCAGCACTCGGCCTCGCACGATCGGCGCCGCTGA
- a CDS encoding DUF3349 domain-containing protein, with protein MHPLIAAVTGWLRAGYPEGVPPKDYFPLLAVLQRKLTDEEIREVVDALIADADTPIEVGEIEDTIARLTSENPLEDDVRRVAVRLAAGGWPLADPESIDDNPDWLRNTGAAQEAESPQEAEPEQEESA; from the coding sequence GTGCACCCGTTGATCGCCGCAGTGACCGGTTGGCTCCGCGCCGGCTATCCGGAAGGCGTGCCGCCGAAGGACTACTTCCCCCTGCTCGCGGTGTTGCAGCGCAAGCTCACCGACGAGGAGATCCGCGAAGTCGTCGACGCACTCATCGCGGACGCCGATACCCCGATCGAAGTCGGCGAGATCGAGGACACCATTGCCCGACTGACCAGCGAGAACCCGCTCGAGGACGATGTCCGCCGGGTCGCCGTGCGGCTGGCCGCGGGCGGGTGGCCGCTGGCGGACCCGGAGAGCATCGACGACAACCCCGACTGGCTCCGGAACACGGGCGCCGCGCAGGAGGCCGAGTCCCCGCAGGAGGCCGAACCCGAACAGGAGGAGAGCGCATGA
- a CDS encoding inorganic phosphate transporter, with product MTAELLVLTIVIVTALAFDFTNGFHDTGNAMAPSIATGALRPKVAVALSATLNLLGAFLSVAVAATVAKGIVSLDAVQGEALLFIVFAGLVGGIIWNLSTWLFGLPSSSSHALFGGLIGAALAALGTSGVEWGGVLGRVVLPALLAPVVAGLVSTVGTRLIYKITSGVPAEKRGRGFRWGQIGSASMISLAHGTNDAQKTMGVIFLALVAHGAINADDPMPFWVKAACAIAIAAGTYFGGWRVIRTLGKGLVEIDSPQGMAADSSSAAIILTSSHLGLPLSTTHVATGSIMGTGLGRKGAEVRWAVAGRMAIAWVITLPAAGLVGAACWALAHYIGGATGVVVVFAILLAMAGWMWNRSRRQAVNAENVNADWAADSAPAGSPDASPTAPDTPEGLPPLDSHAALGDRPHRFKGAAR from the coding sequence GTGACTGCAGAGTTGCTCGTACTCACGATCGTGATCGTCACCGCGCTGGCGTTCGACTTCACGAACGGCTTCCATGACACCGGCAATGCGATGGCTCCCTCCATCGCCACCGGTGCGCTCCGGCCCAAGGTCGCCGTCGCGCTCTCCGCCACCCTGAATCTGCTCGGCGCGTTCCTGTCCGTCGCCGTGGCCGCCACCGTCGCCAAGGGCATCGTCTCCCTCGACGCGGTCCAGGGCGAAGCGCTGCTGTTCATCGTGTTCGCCGGCCTGGTCGGCGGCATCATCTGGAACCTGTCCACCTGGCTCTTCGGCCTGCCGTCGAGTTCGTCGCACGCACTGTTCGGCGGTCTGATCGGCGCGGCGCTCGCCGCACTCGGCACGTCCGGGGTCGAGTGGGGCGGCGTCCTCGGCCGCGTCGTCCTCCCCGCGCTGCTGGCGCCCGTCGTGGCCGGCCTGGTGTCCACCGTCGGGACCCGCCTCATCTACAAGATCACCTCGGGCGTCCCCGCCGAGAAGCGCGGCCGTGGATTCCGCTGGGGCCAGATCGGCTCGGCGTCGATGATCTCCCTGGCACACGGCACCAACGACGCCCAGAAGACGATGGGCGTCATCTTCCTGGCGCTCGTGGCCCACGGCGCGATCAACGCGGACGATCCGATGCCGTTCTGGGTGAAGGCCGCGTGCGCCATCGCCATCGCCGCCGGCACGTACTTCGGCGGCTGGCGCGTCATCCGCACCCTCGGCAAGGGACTGGTGGAGATCGATTCCCCGCAGGGCATGGCGGCGGACTCCTCGTCGGCCGCCATCATCCTGACCTCGAGCCACCTGGGGCTCCCGTTGTCGACCACCCACGTGGCCACGGGTTCGATCATGGGCACCGGGCTCGGCCGCAAGGGCGCCGAAGTGCGTTGGGCCGTCGCCGGGCGCATGGCCATCGCGTGGGTGATCACGCTGCCGGCGGCCGGCCTCGTCGGCGCCGCGTGCTGGGCCCTCGCCCACTACATCGGGGGCGCCACGGGTGTCGTCGTGGTGTTCGCCATCCTGCTGGCCATGGCCGGGTGGATGTGGAACCGCTCGCGCCGCCAGGCCGTCAACGCAGAGAACGTCAACGCCGATTGGGCCGCCGATTCGGCGCCGGCCGGTTCGCCCGACGCCTCCCCCACGGCACCGGACACCCCGGAGGGCCTGCCGCCGCTCGACTCGCACGCCGCGCTGGGCGACCGACCGCACCGTTTCAAGGGAGCGGCACGATGA
- a CDS encoding LmeA family phospholipid-binding protein, translated as MIDPFDPFNIGWQRRLRDVERVIDTGVGMGLGVSRSLFGSDIGSALINPMGGSGGVPLTPAQFLQNAMRTVADQFLHKRVRMQAGNGTLTLTPTELDTEVDSLGLARGQFARIRATAAGLHWVGNPAEPPAGQAPRPGLQVHVEHAEVDCRDIQLRTAYSPALEFGTIEVELRLSAHELRRLVRTQLPDLTVDIDADGVMRASWSRAQRLGHVIVAPRVHDGDLQFAPTELRVSRMALSSRPRVRGKTRQIPGLRVRTLTVPELPWNLRLTEVETGPRTLVLRGQSDRSEGRISTVPLSELTGLIRAALRYAGRGVAADGGDGGEAEDAGNAPRPARM; from the coding sequence ATGATCGACCCGTTCGACCCGTTCAACATCGGCTGGCAGCGGCGCCTGCGCGACGTCGAGCGCGTCATCGACACCGGCGTCGGCATGGGGCTGGGCGTGAGCAGGTCGCTGTTCGGCTCCGACATCGGCTCAGCGCTCATCAACCCGATGGGCGGCAGCGGCGGCGTTCCACTCACGCCCGCACAGTTCCTGCAGAACGCGATGCGCACCGTCGCCGACCAGTTCCTGCACAAGCGCGTGCGCATGCAGGCCGGCAACGGCACGCTCACACTCACGCCCACCGAGCTGGACACCGAGGTCGACTCCCTCGGCCTGGCGCGCGGCCAATTCGCACGCATCCGCGCGACGGCCGCGGGCCTGCACTGGGTGGGGAACCCCGCGGAACCGCCCGCAGGCCAGGCACCCAGGCCAGGCCTGCAGGTCCACGTCGAACACGCCGAGGTGGACTGCCGCGACATCCAGCTGCGCACCGCCTACTCGCCGGCGCTGGAGTTCGGCACCATCGAAGTGGAACTGCGGCTGTCCGCGCACGAGCTGCGCCGGCTGGTACGGACGCAGCTGCCGGACCTGACCGTCGACATCGACGCCGACGGCGTCATGCGGGCGTCCTGGAGCCGCGCACAACGCCTCGGCCACGTGATCGTGGCCCCCAGGGTGCACGACGGCGACCTGCAGTTCGCGCCCACCGAGCTGCGGGTGTCGCGGATGGCGCTGAGCAGCCGCCCCCGTGTCCGGGGCAAGACGCGCCAGATCCCCGGTTTGCGGGTGCGCACGCTGACCGTGCCCGAGCTTCCGTGGAACCTGCGGCTGACGGAGGTGGAGACGGGGCCGCGCACGCTCGTGCTCCGCGGCCAGAGCGACAGGTCCGAGGGCCGCATCTCCACGGTCCCCCTCAGCGAGCTCACCGGCCTCATCCGCGCCGCCCTCCGGTACGCGGGTCGCGGCGTTGCCGCGGACGGCGGCGACGGCGGCGAGGCGGAGGACGCCGGAAACGCACCGCGGCCTGCACGGATGTGA
- a CDS encoding 1,4-dihydroxy-2-naphthoyl-CoA synthase: MTFHPQHWQPVPGFDFEDITYHRHRELGVVRVAFDRPEVRNAFRPQTVDELYAALDHARMSADVGTVLLTGNGPSPKDGGWAFCSGGDQRIRGRGGYQYASGDTADTVDKGRAGRLHILEVQRLIRMMPKPVIALVNGWAAGGGHSLHVVCDMTLASREHARFKQTDADVGSFDGGFGSAYLAKQVGQKFAREIFFLGRTYTAEQMHGMGAVNEVVDHDRLEEVGIEWARAIMGKSPQAQRMLKYAFNLLDDGLVGQQLFAGEATRLAYMTDEAVEGRDAFLEKRDPDWSGHPWYY, translated from the coding sequence GTGACATTCCATCCTCAGCACTGGCAGCCCGTCCCCGGCTTCGATTTCGAGGACATCACCTACCACCGGCACCGCGAGCTCGGCGTCGTGCGCGTGGCGTTCGACCGGCCCGAGGTGCGCAACGCGTTCCGCCCGCAGACCGTCGACGAGCTGTACGCCGCGCTCGACCACGCCCGGATGAGCGCCGACGTGGGCACGGTGCTGCTCACCGGCAACGGCCCGAGCCCCAAGGACGGCGGATGGGCCTTCTGCTCGGGCGGCGACCAGCGCATCCGCGGCCGCGGCGGATACCAGTACGCCAGCGGCGACACCGCCGACACCGTCGACAAGGGACGCGCCGGCCGGCTGCACATCCTCGAGGTGCAGCGCCTGATCCGGATGATGCCCAAGCCCGTGATCGCACTGGTGAACGGCTGGGCCGCGGGCGGCGGGCACAGCCTGCACGTGGTCTGCGACATGACGCTGGCCAGCCGCGAGCACGCGCGCTTCAAGCAGACCGACGCCGACGTGGGCAGCTTCGACGGCGGATTCGGCAGCGCCTACCTGGCCAAGCAGGTGGGGCAGAAGTTCGCCCGCGAGATCTTCTTCCTGGGCCGCACCTACACGGCGGAGCAGATGCACGGAATGGGCGCCGTCAACGAGGTGGTCGACCACGACCGGCTCGAGGAGGTCGGCATCGAGTGGGCGCGCGCCATCATGGGCAAGTCGCCGCAGGCGCAGCGCATGCTCAAGTACGCGTTCAACCTGCTCGACGACGGCCTGGTGGGGCAGCAGCTCTTCGCCGGCGAGGCCACGCGCCTGGCCTACATGACCGACGAGGCCGTGGAGGGCCGCGACGCGTTCCTCGAAAAGCGCGACCCGGACTGGTCCGGGCACCCCTGGTACTACTGA
- a CDS encoding PaaI family thioesterase yields the protein MEEMTRATGADDAVRDDGGKRRGGFPMFSAASEDGGPHFGRFVSAMRDLQDLAVSAAPDPEVFGAAADKAEELAAMLRPYAAEEGRSPANRSIGLPGRGSLLMLPWMLTGLEPGRVTAAGVFRRYHLGGNGAAHGGVLPLLFDDIFGMVTHAQGQPVSRTAYLTVNYRNVTPLEKELTVEATVDSADGRKTYVSGRLWDGGTLLADADALMVRLQPWQP from the coding sequence ATGGAAGAGATGACGCGCGCCACCGGCGCCGACGACGCCGTGCGGGACGACGGCGGAAAGCGGCGGGGCGGTTTCCCCATGTTCAGTGCGGCCTCCGAGGACGGCGGGCCGCACTTCGGCCGGTTCGTCTCCGCGATGCGCGACCTCCAGGACCTCGCCGTATCCGCGGCCCCGGACCCGGAGGTGTTCGGCGCGGCGGCGGACAAGGCGGAGGAGCTCGCGGCGATGCTGCGCCCGTACGCGGCGGAGGAAGGGAGGTCGCCGGCCAACAGGTCGATCGGGCTGCCGGGCCGCGGAAGCCTGTTGATGCTGCCGTGGATGCTCACCGGGCTCGAACCCGGGCGAGTCACGGCGGCGGGCGTGTTCCGCCGCTACCACCTCGGCGGCAACGGCGCGGCGCACGGCGGGGTGCTGCCGCTCCTGTTCGACGACATCTTCGGCATGGTCACCCACGCGCAGGGCCAACCGGTCTCGCGCACCGCTTATCTGACCGTGAACTACCGGAACGTCACGCCGCTGGAGAAGGAGCTCACGGTGGAGGCGACGGTGGACTCGGCCGACGGCCGCAAGACGTATGTGTCCGGCCGGCTGTGGGACGGCGGAACGCTGCTGGCCGACGCCGACGCGCTGATGGTGCGCCTGCAGCCGTGGCAGCCGTGA
- a CDS encoding o-succinylbenzoate synthase, giving the protein MSVLPTLDALRDGAAVVSLPMTVRFRGITDREVMLIRGPHGWGEFGPFPEYADGEASAWLASAIESAWQPWPRPLRAVVPVNATVPAVPAARVPEVLAAFPGARTAKVKVAERGQTPADDVARVAAVREQVPVVRVDANGGWSVGEAERALRALSADGPLEYAEQPCGTVGELVELRARGTGVPIAADESIRKADDPLRVVRAGGADIAVVKAAPLGGVRRLLAVAQQVGVPVVVSSAIDSAVGIGTGLAAAAALPDLVHACGLGTGGLLAEDVAPPRSWVPDGAGGLGLAVGRAEPDTDRLHALAAPPERRRWWLDRLARCHALLAAARSAG; this is encoded by the coding sequence GTGAGCGTGCTGCCGACCCTGGACGCGCTCCGCGACGGCGCGGCGGTGGTGTCGCTGCCGATGACGGTGCGTTTCCGCGGCATCACCGACCGCGAAGTGATGCTGATCCGCGGGCCGCACGGCTGGGGCGAGTTCGGCCCGTTCCCCGAGTACGCGGACGGGGAGGCGTCGGCGTGGCTGGCGTCCGCCATCGAGTCCGCCTGGCAGCCGTGGCCGCGGCCGCTGCGCGCGGTGGTGCCGGTCAACGCGACGGTCCCGGCGGTGCCCGCGGCGCGGGTGCCCGAGGTGCTGGCGGCGTTCCCGGGCGCGCGCACGGCGAAGGTGAAGGTGGCCGAGCGGGGCCAGACGCCGGCCGACGACGTGGCACGGGTGGCGGCGGTGCGCGAGCAGGTCCCGGTGGTGCGCGTGGACGCCAACGGCGGCTGGTCGGTGGGAGAAGCGGAGCGCGCGCTGCGTGCGCTGAGCGCGGACGGGCCCCTCGAGTACGCGGAGCAGCCGTGCGGCACGGTCGGCGAGCTGGTGGAGCTGCGCGCCCGCGGTACGGGCGTGCCCATCGCCGCCGACGAATCGATACGCAAGGCCGACGACCCGCTGCGCGTGGTGCGTGCCGGCGGAGCGGACATCGCCGTGGTGAAGGCGGCGCCGCTCGGCGGCGTCCGTCGCCTGCTGGCCGTCGCGCAGCAGGTGGGGGTGCCGGTGGTGGTCTCCAGCGCCATCGACTCCGCCGTGGGGATCGGCACCGGATTGGCGGCGGCCGCGGCGCTGCCGGATCTCGTGCACGCCTGCGGGCTCGGCACGGGCGGGCTGCTGGCGGAGGATGTGGCACCGCCCCGGTCCTGGGTGCCGGACGGTGCCGGCGGACTCGGGCTCGCCGTGGGCAGGGCCGAGCCCGACACCGATCGTCTCCACGCTCTGGCGGCGCCGCCTGAACGGCGCCGTTGGTGGTTGGACCGGCTCGCGCGCTGTCACGCGCTACTGGCGGCCGCCCGGTCCGCGGGGTGA
- a CDS encoding lipase family protein, which translates to MLCLAAAAIVPAAAAPAIAGAQPAGPARSVGDAGVAALQDLSRFQERTGSSDFSAIEGISGSTALPGVEGSLGTAGSMDLYGSANTADTPVLGVGSTDPATAPTGSTLSDSPAGRDIEAFYRPPAELPDAPGRIIRSEPSHLAWSVPGTGGPYPGEATRIMYSSEDTHGAPNAVTGTFFAAEAPWTGPGERPLIVIAPGTQGQGDACAPSKLINSLTSGSAQSGPLLEYEMIPASIWLAKGANVVMTDYEGLGTPGMHTYVNRVSEAHAVIDAARAAGDLAGSGVTAATPIGFYGYSQGGGAAAAAAELLGTYGGDIAPRVAGVVAGAPPADLSATLDAVDGTSLAGVIGYALNSMRTAYPDVVQPVLDAEINDRGRRMLDAVSLQCVGETAAQFGFADTTAFTRTGESVSQIVARYPKVAEVMEENRIGRIKPDAPVLVLSGTNDDVVPYGQAEQLASDWCSLGGDVRFDTFVAPSILDGAALGHVMPMLGGTTTFVDWLDARFAGEPVQSTCG; encoded by the coding sequence GTGCTCTGCCTCGCCGCGGCGGCGATCGTGCCCGCCGCGGCGGCGCCCGCGATAGCGGGTGCGCAGCCCGCGGGCCCCGCGCGGTCGGTGGGCGACGCCGGAGTGGCGGCGCTGCAGGATCTGTCCCGGTTCCAGGAGCGCACGGGCTCGTCCGATTTCAGTGCGATCGAGGGGATCTCGGGGTCCACCGCATTGCCCGGCGTCGAGGGGTCGCTGGGCACTGCGGGATCGATGGACCTGTACGGATCGGCCAACACCGCGGACACGCCCGTGCTCGGCGTGGGGTCCACGGATCCGGCGACGGCCCCGACAGGGTCGACGCTGTCCGATTCGCCCGCCGGCCGGGACATCGAAGCGTTCTACCGTCCGCCAGCGGAACTGCCCGATGCGCCGGGGCGGATCATCCGCTCGGAGCCTTCGCACCTGGCGTGGTCGGTCCCGGGCACCGGCGGGCCGTATCCGGGCGAAGCGACGCGGATCATGTACTCGTCCGAGGACACCCACGGTGCCCCGAACGCCGTCACCGGCACCTTCTTCGCGGCCGAGGCCCCCTGGACGGGGCCCGGGGAGCGGCCGCTGATCGTCATCGCCCCGGGCACGCAGGGGCAGGGCGACGCGTGCGCGCCGTCCAAGTTGATCAATTCCCTGACCTCGGGCTCGGCGCAATCGGGTCCGTTGCTGGAGTACGAGATGATCCCGGCGTCGATCTGGCTGGCCAAGGGTGCGAACGTGGTGATGACCGACTACGAGGGGCTGGGCACCCCGGGCATGCACACCTACGTCAACCGGGTCTCGGAGGCGCACGCCGTCATCGACGCGGCCCGGGCCGCCGGTGATCTGGCGGGGTCCGGCGTCACCGCCGCCACCCCGATCGGGTTCTACGGATATTCGCAGGGCGGCGGCGCTGCCGCGGCCGCGGCCGAGCTGCTGGGAACCTACGGCGGCGACATCGCTCCCCGGGTGGCGGGCGTGGTCGCGGGGGCCCCGCCCGCCGACCTGTCCGCCACGCTCGACGCGGTCGACGGCACCTCGTTGGCCGGTGTCATCGGCTACGCGCTCAATTCGATGCGCACGGCCTATCCGGACGTCGTCCAACCGGTGCTCGACGCCGAGATCAACGATCGGGGCCGCCGGATGCTCGACGCGGTGTCCCTGCAGTGCGTCGGCGAGACCGCCGCGCAGTTCGGCTTCGCGGACACGACCGCGTTCACCCGCACGGGTGAGTCGGTCTCGCAGATCGTCGCCCGCTACCCGAAGGTGGCCGAGGTGATGGAGGAGAACCGCATCGGCAGGATCAAGCCGGACGCGCCGGTGCTGGTGCTCAGCGGGACCAATGACGACGTCGTCCCGTACGGTCAGGCGGAGCAGCTCGCGTCGGACTGGTGCTCACTGGGCGGGGACGTGCGCTTCGACACCTTCGTGGCACCGTCGATCCTCGACGGGGCGGCCCTGGGACACGTGATGCCGATGCTCGGCGGGACGACCACCTTCGTCGACTGGCTCGACGCGCGTTTCGCCGGCGAACCCGTGCAGAGCACCTGCGGCTGA
- a CDS encoding 4Fe-4S binding protein, whose translation MTYVITQACCNDTACVDVCPVDCIRPTADDELFATTEQLYIEPATCIDCGACVDACPVDAIFPEDQLSEENAKYTQINAEYFDKHPLVVDWDSFVPPSPIVVPKDQAPLRVAVVGAGPAATYAAEAVVTQGGRSVEVDIFDRLPSPWGLARAGVAPDHQGTRIITDTFETIVRKPTIAAHLNVEVGTHISHEELLAHHHAVIYAVGASTDRHLGVEGEDLPGSVSATGFVAWYNGHPDHADDVYDLSGERAVVIGNGNVALDVARVLVTDPDELGGTDIADHALAALRESNIREVVVLGRRGPVQAAFTSKELMGLDDVPGVDIVVDPADLELDEHSAAFLASDECPFPVPRKIEWLREYASRTPDPSRKRIVLQFLGSPASIEGDGRVERVDVVRNELVADESGRLRAQSTGATSTLETGLVLRSIGYRGTPVAGLPFDERRGVIPNEAGRVVDPDGGGPVQGVYVTGWIKRGPTGTLGTNKKCAGETVEKLAEDVKAGLAGRPVESREALDKLLAGRRPDAVGFDEWRLLDQAEKAAGKEAGRPRVKVTDLQAMVDIEKGRS comes from the coding sequence ATGACCTATGTGATCACTCAAGCGTGTTGCAACGACACGGCGTGCGTCGACGTCTGCCCCGTCGACTGCATCCGGCCCACGGCCGACGACGAGCTGTTCGCCACCACCGAGCAGCTCTACATCGAGCCCGCCACGTGCATCGACTGCGGCGCGTGCGTGGACGCCTGCCCGGTGGATGCGATCTTCCCGGAGGATCAGCTCAGCGAGGAGAACGCCAAGTACACGCAGATCAATGCGGAGTACTTCGACAAGCATCCGCTGGTGGTGGATTGGGATTCCTTCGTCCCGCCGTCGCCGATCGTCGTCCCCAAGGATCAGGCGCCGCTGCGGGTCGCGGTGGTGGGGGCCGGGCCCGCCGCCACGTATGCGGCCGAGGCCGTGGTCACCCAGGGCGGGCGGTCGGTGGAGGTCGACATCTTCGACCGCCTGCCCTCGCCCTGGGGCCTGGCGCGCGCCGGCGTGGCGCCGGACCATCAGGGCACGCGCATCATCACCGACACTTTCGAGACGATCGTGCGCAAGCCGACGATCGCCGCCCATCTCAACGTGGAGGTGGGCACTCACATCAGCCACGAGGAGCTGCTGGCCCACCACCACGCGGTGATCTACGCGGTGGGCGCCTCCACCGACCGGCATCTGGGCGTCGAGGGCGAGGATCTGCCCGGCAGCGTCTCCGCGACCGGCTTCGTGGCCTGGTACAACGGCCACCCGGACCATGCCGACGACGTCTACGACCTGTCCGGCGAGCGCGCGGTGGTGATCGGCAACGGCAACGTGGCCCTCGACGTGGCGCGGGTGCTGGTGACCGATCCCGACGAGCTGGGCGGGACCGACATCGCGGACCACGCCCTGGCCGCGCTGCGGGAGAGCAACATCCGCGAGGTCGTCGTGCTGGGGCGGCGCGGCCCGGTGCAGGCGGCGTTCACCAGCAAGGAGCTGATGGGGCTCGACGACGTGCCCGGAGTGGACATCGTGGTGGACCCGGCCGACCTGGAACTGGACGAGCACAGTGCCGCGTTCCTCGCATCGGATGAGTGCCCGTTCCCCGTTCCCCGCAAGATCGAGTGGCTGCGCGAGTACGCCTCCCGCACGCCCGACCCGTCGCGCAAGCGCATCGTGTTGCAGTTCCTCGGCTCGCCGGCCTCGATCGAGGGCGACGGGCGCGTGGAGCGCGTCGACGTGGTGCGCAACGAGCTGGTCGCCGACGAATCCGGCAGGCTCCGTGCGCAGTCCACCGGCGCGACCTCCACGCTGGAGACCGGTCTGGTGCTGCGGTCCATCGGGTACCGGGGCACGCCCGTGGCGGGACTGCCGTTCGACGAACGCCGTGGCGTGATCCCCAACGAGGCCGGACGGGTGGTCGACCCGGACGGCGGCGGGCCGGTCCAGGGGGTCTACGTGACCGGCTGGATCAAGCGCGGACCCACCGGCACGCTCGGCACCAACAAGAAGTGCGCCGGGGAGACGGTCGAAAAGCTGGCCGAGGACGTCAAGGCCGGTCTGGCGGGACGGCCAGTGGAGAGCCGCGAGGCGCTGGACAAGCTGCTCGCCGGGCGGCGCCCGGACGCCGTCGGGTTCGATGAATGGCGGTTGCTGGACCAGGCGGAGAAGGCGGCGGGCAAGGAGGCCGGACGGCCCCGCGTGAAGGTGACCGACCTGCAGGCGATGGTCGACATCGAGAAGGGGCGCAGCTGA
- the menD gene encoding 2-succinyl-5-enolpyruvyl-6-hydroxy-3-cyclohexene-1-carboxylic-acid synthase, translated as MNPSTAQAAVIVDELVRGGVSDIVLCPGSRNAPLSFALYKAATAGRVRLHVRIDERTAGFLAVGLAVASGRPAVVVMTSGTAVANLGPAVLEANYARVPLVVLSANRPYELLGSGANQTVEQFGLFGTQVRAAISIGLAEPESPGADSSRQNAAWRTVVCRVLAEASGTRSRLAGPVQFDVPLREPLVPEADWTDGQEDQDAFGGGTVGGDALAAAHPGRADGAPWTRVPQAATEVRVPLDLTADTVVIAGHGAGHHPELDGLPTIAEPTSRQRGVPTHPWALLSVRPRQAVILGRPTLHRPVSALLARPDVDVIALTTGPRWPDVSGNVVLTGTTPDVAGAPSEEWLRACAEADRRARAAIDDGLDEHVPATGLHVARAVLRGLRAGDQLVLGASNPVRDVSLAGRIPDGVAVRSNRGVAGIDGTVSTAVGAALAHPGRTVALLGDLTFLHDASGLLIGRSEPRPDELTIVVANDEGGGIFALLEQGEPRYSDAFERVFGTPHDANLAALCAAYGVTHRKADPPELAGILAETGRRPGGIEVIEVTTHREGLRGLHEALRGRVS; from the coding sequence GTGAATCCGTCCACGGCGCAGGCTGCCGTCATCGTCGATGAGCTGGTGCGCGGCGGGGTGAGCGACATCGTGCTCTGCCCCGGCTCCCGCAACGCGCCGCTGTCGTTCGCGCTGTACAAGGCGGCGACGGCGGGTCGGGTGCGGTTGCACGTCCGCATCGACGAGCGCACGGCCGGGTTCCTGGCCGTGGGGTTGGCCGTGGCATCGGGGCGCCCCGCGGTCGTCGTGATGACCTCGGGGACCGCCGTCGCGAACCTGGGCCCCGCGGTTCTGGAGGCGAACTACGCGCGCGTGCCGCTGGTGGTGCTCAGCGCCAACCGCCCGTACGAGCTGCTGGGCAGCGGCGCCAATCAGACGGTGGAACAGTTCGGGCTGTTCGGCACGCAGGTGCGCGCGGCCATCAGCATCGGCCTCGCCGAGCCGGAGTCGCCGGGTGCGGACTCGTCCCGGCAGAACGCCGCGTGGCGCACGGTGGTGTGCCGGGTGCTGGCGGAAGCCTCGGGAACGCGGTCGCGGTTGGCCGGCCCCGTGCAGTTCGACGTCCCGCTGCGCGAGCCCTTGGTGCCGGAGGCCGACTGGACGGACGGGCAGGAAGACCAGGATGCATTCGGCGGGGGCACGGTCGGCGGGGACGCGCTCGCGGCCGCACATCCCGGCCGGGCGGACGGTGCGCCGTGGACCCGGGTCCCGCAGGCGGCGACCGAGGTGCGGGTGCCGCTGGACCTCACCGCGGACACCGTCGTCATCGCGGGCCACGGCGCGGGGCACCATCCCGAACTGGACGGACTGCCCACCATCGCCGAGCCCACGTCGCGGCAGCGGGGAGTCCCCACGCATCCGTGGGCGCTGCTGTCCGTCCGGCCGCGGCAGGCGGTGATCCTGGGCCGGCCCACGCTGCACCGGCCGGTGTCGGCGCTGCTGGCGCGGCCGGACGTCGACGTCATCGCCTTGACGACGGGCCCGCGCTGGCCGGACGTGTCGGGCAATGTGGTGCTCACGGGCACGACTCCGGACGTCGCCGGCGCCCCGTCCGAGGAGTGGCTGCGGGCGTGCGCGGAGGCGGATCGGCGTGCGCGCGCCGCCATCGACGACGGCCTCGACGAGCATGTCCCGGCGACCGGGCTGCACGTGGCACGCGCGGTGCTGCGGGGACTGCGCGCCGGCGATCAACTGGTGCTGGGCGCGTCCAATCCGGTGCGCGACGTGTCGCTGGCCGGACGCATCCCGGACGGGGTCGCGGTGCGTTCCAACCGGGGCGTCGCGGGAATCGACGGGACGGTGTCGACGGCGGTGGGCGCGGCCTTGGCGCACCCGGGGCGCACGGTGGCGCTGCTGGGCGACCTCACGTTCCTGCACGACGCGAGTGGTCTGCTCATAGGTCGTTCCGAGCCGCGGCCGGACGAACTCACGATCGTGGTGGCCAACGACGAGGGCGGCGGGATCTTCGCGCTGCTCGAGCAGGGGGAACCGCGCTACTCGGACGCTTTCGAGCGGGTGTTCGGCACGCCCCACGACGCGAATCTGGCCGCGTTGTGCGCCGCGTACGGCGTGACGCACCGCAAGGCCGACCCCCCGGAGCTGGCCGGGATCCTCGCGGAAACCGGTCGGCGGCCCGGCGGCATCGAGGTGATCGAGGTGACCACGCACCGCGAGGGCCTACGCGGACTGCACGAGGCCCTGCGCGGCCGGGTGTCGTGA